A region from the Populus trichocarpa isolate Nisqually-1 chromosome 18, P.trichocarpa_v4.1, whole genome shotgun sequence genome encodes:
- the LOC7458981 gene encoding 60S ribosomal protein L37-1 has protein sequence MGKGTGSFGKRRNKTHTLCVRCGRRSFHLQKSRCSACAFPAARVRKYNWSEKAIRRKTTGTGRMKYLRHLPRRFKTNFREGTQAAPRNKGAAAASS, from the exons atg GGGAAAGGAACAGGGAGTTTTGGTAAGAGAAGAAACAAGACTCACACCCTCTGTGTGCGATGCGGCCGCCGCAGCTTTCATCTCCAGAAAAGCCGTTGCAGTGCTTGTGCTTTTCCTGCTGCCCGTGTCAGAAAAT ATAACTGGAGTGAGAAGGCTATTCGCAGAAAGACCACTGGAACTGGCCGAATGAAGTACCTCCGTCACCTGCCACGCAGGTTCAAGACTAACTTTAgagaag gTACTCAAGCAGCTCCAAGGAACAAGGGAGCTGCAGCAGCTTCATCGTAA